A single region of the Sorghum bicolor cultivar BTx623 chromosome 9, Sorghum_bicolor_NCBIv3, whole genome shotgun sequence genome encodes:
- the LOC8077913 gene encoding dehydrin DHN1 produces the protein MEYGQQGQHGHGTTGRVDQYGNPVGAGTGGMGTGTGGMGQLGEHGGAGMGGGQFQPAREEHKTGGILHRSGSSSSSSSEDDGMGGRRKKGIKEKIKEKLPGGHKDNQHATATGGGAAYGQQEHTGAGTYGTEGTGEKKGIMDKIKEKLPGQH, from the exons ATGGAGTACGGTCAGCAGGGACAGCACGGCCACGGCACCACCGGCCGTGTCGACCAGTACGGCAACCCTGTCGGCGCCGGAACCGGTGGCATGGGGACCGGGACCGGCGGCATGGGGCAGCTGggtgagcacggcggcgctggcaTGGGTGGCGGGCAGTTCCAGCCAGCGAGGGAGGAGCATAAGACCGGCGGCATCCTGCATCGCTCCGGcagctccagctccagctcg TCTGAGGACGACGGCATGGGcggaaggaggaagaagggaaTCAAGGAGAAGATCAAGGAGAAGCTGCCCGGAGGCCACAAGGACAACCAGCACGCCACGgcgaccggcggcggcgccgcctacGGGCAGCAAGAACACACCGGCGCCGGAACCTACGGTACCGAGGGCACCGGCGAGAAGAAAGGCATCATGGACAAGATCAAGGAGAAGCTGCCCGGACAGCACTAA
- the LOC8077912 gene encoding protein SRC2 — protein sequence MACRTLELTLVSARDLRNVNLVSKMEVYAVAYLAGDPRSRQRIPTDRAGGRDPTWNATVLLTVPASGTGSGAVRVLLRTERALGGDRDVGEVLLPLPDVLAGAGDTPTDATVACFPVRRIGSSKPQGVLNLSYKLGGVVHPHHLAAAARTEGGPSPVQLQLVGDPSPTMAYLAAAATAYSAARPTTQGLPPTPYAVALASVGSTSTSTTSMRSSRWKLLS from the coding sequence ATGGCGTGTAGGACGCTGGAGCTGACGCTGGTCTCCGCGAGGGACCTCCGTAACGTCAACCTCGTGTCCAAGATGGAGGTCTACGCGGTGGCCTACCTAGCCGGCGACCCGCGGTCGCGGCAGCGGATCCCCACCGACCGCGCCGGCGGCCGCGACCCGACCTGGAACGCCACGGTCCTCCTGACCGTCCCGGCGTCGGGCACCGGGAGCGGCGCCGTCCGCGTCCTGCTGCGCACGGAGCGCGCGCTCGGCGGCGACCGCGACGTCGGCGAGGTGCTCCTCCCGCTCCCCGACGTCCTTGCTGGGGCCGGGGACACGCCCACCGACGCCACGGTCGCCTGCTTCCCCGTCCGCAGGATCGGCTCGAGCAAGCCTCAGGGCGTGCTTAACCTCTCTTACAAGCTCGGCGGCGTCGTCCACCCACACCaccttgccgccgccgcccggaCCGAGGGGGGACCCTCGCCGGTGCAGTTGCAGCTGGTAGGCGACCCGAGTCCGACGATGGCGTACTTGGCTGCCGCGGCGACGGCATACTCGGCTGCGCGGCCAACAACACAGGGCTTGCCGCCTACACCATACGCAGTGGCGCTGGCTTCTGTGGGTTCGACTTCGACGTCGACGACAAGCATGCGGAGCAGCCGGTGGAAGCTGCTTAGTTAG